The Armatimonadota bacterium genome contains a region encoding:
- a CDS encoding histidinol phosphate phosphatase, protein MDSRLEFAVKSAQEAAHIALSYFGADFKVEEKEDSSPVTIADRRAEEHLRKLIKSAYPEDAIFGEEFGEDGTGTGRWLIDPIDGTKSFICNVPLFGTLLSFEREGVPEIGVAVFPALELWIYAAKGQGAQSNAGRAMVSKTSNLSEAVISCGSISSLDKTGRLADLTKLSHQIRAVRGWSDAYGHFLVATGRIEAMVDPIIKRYDISAMEVIVQEAGGKCTDFSGNHSPQIEALSSNGALHEKLSACFVQGVN, encoded by the coding sequence GTGGATTCTCGGTTAGAGTTTGCGGTCAAATCAGCACAAGAGGCAGCGCACATTGCCCTCAGCTATTTTGGTGCGGACTTCAAAGTTGAAGAGAAAGAAGATTCTAGTCCAGTAACTATCGCTGACCGCAGGGCTGAAGAGCACCTGAGAAAGCTGATCAAATCTGCCTATCCCGAAGACGCGATTTTCGGCGAGGAATTCGGCGAGGATGGCACAGGAACTGGTCGTTGGCTAATTGATCCTATCGATGGGACCAAGAGCTTCATCTGTAATGTCCCGCTATTCGGGACTCTACTGAGCTTCGAGCGTGAAGGAGTGCCCGAAATCGGCGTCGCGGTGTTTCCTGCGCTGGAATTGTGGATCTATGCGGCCAAAGGGCAGGGCGCTCAATCCAACGCCGGCCGGGCAATGGTCAGCAAAACTTCAAATCTGTCGGAAGCCGTAATCAGCTGCGGGTCGATCTCGTCACTTGACAAAACCGGCCGCTTGGCAGACCTGACAAAGCTCAGCCACCAAATTCGAGCCGTGCGGGGATGGAGCGACGCATACGGACATTTTCTGGTCGCAACAGGGCGGATTGAGGCCATGGTTGACCCAATCATCAAACGATACGACATCAGTGCCATGGAAGTCATCGTACAAGAGGCGGGTGGCAAATGCACCGACTTTTCCGGGAACCATTCACCTCAAATTGAAGCGTTGAGTAGTAATGGCGCGCTACACGAAAAGCTATCGGCTTGCTTTGTCCAAGGAGTGAACTAG
- the ruvX gene encoding Holliday junction resolvase RuvX yields the protein MRVMGVDFGRVNIGIAVGELEAEVASPRTRLLATGTLAKDAIAISKLAQDEEVDQIVIGIPEFEDGKAARICRMLADRIREQGWIVNEVDEQLSTAETHEHLKGMGYTAAQRKKQIDSESACQILYRFFKEQKN from the coding sequence ATGCGAGTTATGGGCGTGGACTTTGGGCGAGTAAATATCGGCATCGCTGTCGGAGAATTGGAAGCTGAAGTCGCCTCGCCGAGGACGAGATTGCTCGCCACTGGCACACTCGCGAAGGACGCGATCGCGATCTCTAAGCTCGCGCAGGATGAAGAAGTGGATCAAATCGTTATCGGAATTCCCGAATTTGAGGATGGCAAAGCGGCCAGAATTTGTAGAATGCTCGCCGATCGAATTCGCGAACAGGGATGGATTGTTAACGAGGTTGATGAGCAACTCTCCACCGCCGAGACACATGAACATTTGAAGGGAATGGGATACACCGCTGCGCAAAGAAAGAAACAAATCGACAGCGAATCAGCTTGCCAGATCCTCTACCGATTCTTTAAGGAGCAGAAGAATTAG
- the mltG gene encoding endolytic transglycosylase MltG produces MVVASSVWFNSQLGPGKLSKEKYLYFDKSMSRKQVVQRLVDADVIANYRAFDLYAQYKSALQSVKPGMYKFVPNMTVDQVIASLNSPIRQMVRLPEGWWIARTAKRLEENKVCTAQEYIDLANDAEKFRKANPWLPKQAKTLEGFLYPDTYDLPPTLGAERVINLQLATFKKRVLEPEKNFFDLYKIVTIASMVELEAKLDSERPMVSGVIHNRVNKSMRLEIDATVLYALQEWKVLGPGIVGTVDSPYNTYRNSGLPPGPIGSPSQKSIQAAMNPQKHGYLYYVAKGDLSGGHLFAPTYSQHLANIRIARRMKPPEQN; encoded by the coding sequence GTGGTTGTAGCGTCATCCGTATGGTTCAACAGCCAGCTTGGCCCCGGCAAGCTCTCAAAGGAGAAATATCTCTATTTCGACAAGTCGATGAGCCGGAAACAAGTTGTTCAGCGGCTTGTTGATGCCGACGTGATCGCGAATTACCGGGCATTCGACCTGTACGCCCAATACAAATCTGCCCTGCAATCGGTTAAGCCCGGCATGTACAAGTTTGTGCCGAACATGACCGTGGATCAGGTTATCGCCAGTTTGAACTCGCCAATTCGGCAGATGGTGCGTTTGCCGGAAGGGTGGTGGATCGCTCGCACGGCCAAGCGACTCGAAGAAAACAAAGTTTGCACCGCGCAGGAGTACATCGACCTCGCCAATGACGCCGAGAAATTTCGGAAAGCGAATCCATGGCTCCCGAAACAAGCAAAGACCCTCGAAGGTTTCCTCTATCCGGACACATACGATCTGCCGCCGACACTCGGCGCAGAGAGGGTGATCAACTTGCAGCTCGCGACCTTCAAGAAGCGTGTGCTAGAACCCGAGAAGAACTTCTTCGACCTGTACAAAATCGTGACCATTGCATCGATGGTGGAGTTGGAGGCGAAGCTCGATTCGGAGCGACCAATGGTGTCCGGCGTGATTCACAACCGCGTGAACAAGTCGATGCGGTTGGAAATCGACGCTACGGTCTTATATGCCTTGCAGGAATGGAAAGTGCTTGGGCCTGGAATCGTCGGAACGGTCGATTCACCCTACAACACTTACCGAAATTCTGGATTGCCTCCTGGGCCAATTGGCTCTCCAAGTCAAAAGTCAATTCAAGCGGCAATGAACCCGCAAAAACACGGGTACCTTTACTACGTTGCTAAGGGCGATCTTTCAGGTGGGCATCTATTTGCCCCGACCTATAGCCAGCATCTAGCAAACATTCGGATCGCCAGAAGGATGAAGCCACCGGAGCAAAATTGA
- a CDS encoding YqeG family HAD IIIA-type phosphatase has translation MSFRSGSFDREGVSANIRRFCPVRAVDSVTHITSEELVHLGKSGVLLDADNTLLPWRSEELPEGVLNWIASLKSAGIKLCLISNTRNVARLERLSTMLEIPYALGKFKPSREKYEHALKLLSIDRDQAVMIGDQLLTDVLGANRSGIDSILVKPMGTHEFVGTKVNRIWERALLKRLHESLIDSNDDLPIVEPTGVFQSRVVRQFFKFCIVGGSSFVIDYCIRMTLQFQAELGGGKLSGTIGAQMKSALPTLFTSPDPKDAFWPVACAAGAAIAIVNSFVWNRLWTFGIKGRQDSGGQFARFILISVVGLVLNVLISSVLNHFIPGDPKQAARIATFVAAGVVAIWNFLGQRLYAFRAHRHGLDA, from the coding sequence TTGAGTTTTAGATCAGGCAGTTTTGATAGGGAAGGCGTTTCGGCAAATATCCGGCGATTTTGCCCTGTCCGAGCCGTGGATTCGGTGACGCACATCACGAGTGAAGAACTCGTTCACCTCGGCAAATCGGGTGTGTTACTGGACGCCGACAACACGCTCTTGCCTTGGCGCAGCGAAGAACTTCCGGAAGGAGTTTTGAACTGGATTGCATCGCTCAAGTCTGCGGGAATAAAGCTATGCCTGATCTCAAACACTCGAAATGTTGCCCGGCTTGAACGCCTGAGCACGATGTTAGAAATTCCTTATGCATTGGGCAAATTCAAGCCTAGCCGAGAGAAGTACGAACACGCGCTGAAGCTATTGTCGATTGACCGAGATCAAGCGGTCATGATCGGTGATCAACTGCTCACGGATGTGTTGGGCGCGAATCGATCCGGAATTGACTCGATCCTTGTCAAGCCTATGGGCACGCATGAATTCGTCGGAACAAAAGTGAACCGGATTTGGGAGCGTGCATTGCTGAAGAGGCTCCATGAAAGCCTTATAGACAGCAACGACGATCTTCCCATAGTCGAGCCGACCGGAGTTTTTCAATCCAGGGTGGTGCGGCAATTCTTCAAGTTCTGCATTGTCGGTGGATCGAGTTTTGTAATCGATTACTGCATCAGAATGACCCTGCAATTTCAAGCAGAACTCGGCGGAGGCAAGCTCAGTGGCACGATCGGCGCACAGATGAAATCTGCGCTGCCGACTTTGTTCACCTCGCCGGACCCCAAAGACGCTTTTTGGCCCGTCGCTTGCGCCGCTGGAGCCGCGATCGCGATCGTGAATAGCTTCGTCTGGAATCGGCTTTGGACGTTTGGTATCAAAGGAAGGCAGGACTCCGGCGGCCAATTCGCGCGGTTCATTTTGATCTCGGTTGTCGGGTTGGTGCTCAACGTGTTGATCAGTTCCGTACTCAATCACTTCATCCCAGGTGATCCAAAGCAAGCGGCGCGTATCGCCACCTTTGTAGCGGCTGGAGTGGTCGCGATTTGGAATTTCCTCGGTCAGCGCTTGTATGCCTTCCGAGCCCATCGACATGGGCTGGATGCTTAG
- the fabG gene encoding 3-oxoacyl-[acyl-carrier-protein] reductase — MNLDFKDQVVIVTGASRGIGQAIAVAFGQAGAKVACIATTKENAQKTADLVGNGAKAYGLDVSNEADVESVFAEISADFGTPSVLVNNAGITRDNLVARMKMEDFDRVIAVNLRGAYCCSKEVYRPMMKARYGRIINISSIVGQTGAAGQVNYSASKAGMIGLTKSFAKELGARGVTCNAVAPGFIETDMTSELGDEMKEGVIKNAPVGRLGTPEDIAAAVLFLASPQASYITGQVITVDGGLTL, encoded by the coding sequence ATGAACCTAGATTTTAAAGATCAAGTCGTGATCGTCACCGGCGCAAGCCGAGGTATCGGCCAAGCGATCGCGGTCGCATTCGGCCAAGCCGGCGCCAAGGTCGCCTGCATCGCTACCACAAAGGAGAATGCGCAAAAGACCGCCGACCTTGTGGGGAACGGCGCAAAGGCATACGGCCTTGATGTCAGTAATGAGGCCGACGTCGAAAGCGTTTTCGCAGAAATTTCGGCAGACTTCGGAACGCCCTCTGTTCTGGTCAACAATGCCGGGATCACTCGCGATAACCTCGTCGCCAGAATGAAAATGGAAGACTTCGACCGAGTGATTGCGGTCAATCTCCGTGGTGCCTATTGCTGTTCGAAAGAGGTCTACCGCCCGATGATGAAGGCGCGCTACGGACGGATCATCAATATCTCCAGCATCGTGGGTCAAACCGGAGCCGCGGGCCAGGTCAATTACTCAGCGAGTAAGGCAGGCATGATCGGACTCACCAAATCATTTGCAAAAGAGCTTGGCGCGCGTGGAGTGACATGCAATGCGGTCGCGCCTGGGTTTATCGAGACCGATATGACGAGCGAGCTCGGTGATGAAATGAAGGAGGGAGTGATCAAGAACGCTCCCGTCGGGCGGCTTGGCACTCCCGAAGATATCGCCGCAGCCGTCTTGTTCCTAGCCAGTCCTCAGGCAAGCTACATCACTGGACAAGTCATCACCGTTGACGGCGGCCTGACTTTATAA
- the era gene encoding GTPase Era, whose translation MSSESATKPFKSGIVALVGKPNTGKSSLTNLLVGQKVSIVSDKAQTTRHRIIGVATTDEYQIVLVDTPGIHKPHTQLGKILNETAQSSIEGADALVIMVDASKKVDKEDEAIATMLKQTHWIDADGKAKPNVILCLNKMDVLRAIDVEDRYESFTKLFGTENLMMTSVTKNQNVNKLIEMILEHFPAGPMLYPEDEITDQPVRRLAAELVREKVLRLTRQEIPHAVATIVDDWEEERNLVRIAMSIIVEKDGQKAILIGKRGEMLKRIGTEARLEIADIVGKNVFLELFVKVRTDWRQNPRMLHELEYTEGS comes from the coding sequence TTGTCTTCCGAAAGCGCAACTAAGCCGTTCAAGAGCGGGATCGTCGCTCTTGTCGGGAAGCCAAATACGGGCAAGAGCTCGCTGACCAACCTATTGGTCGGTCAGAAAGTGAGCATTGTCAGCGATAAGGCACAAACCACTCGGCACCGGATTATTGGCGTGGCAACCACTGACGAATACCAAATCGTACTGGTGGACACTCCAGGAATTCACAAGCCCCACACTCAGCTCGGCAAAATCTTGAATGAGACCGCACAGTCTTCGATCGAAGGTGCCGACGCGTTGGTGATCATGGTCGATGCCAGCAAGAAAGTCGACAAAGAGGACGAGGCGATCGCTACAATGCTGAAGCAAACGCATTGGATTGATGCCGATGGAAAGGCTAAGCCGAACGTCATTCTCTGCTTGAACAAGATGGATGTTTTGCGCGCGATTGACGTCGAAGATCGCTATGAATCATTCACTAAGCTCTTCGGTACTGAAAATTTGATGATGACCAGCGTCACCAAAAATCAGAACGTTAATAAGCTGATTGAGATGATCTTGGAGCATTTCCCGGCCGGGCCGATGCTATATCCAGAAGACGAAATCACTGACCAGCCTGTCCGGCGTCTTGCCGCAGAATTGGTTCGCGAGAAGGTCTTGCGGCTGACGCGCCAGGAAATTCCACACGCTGTTGCAACGATCGTTGACGACTGGGAAGAAGAGCGCAATCTGGTTCGAATCGCGATGAGCATTATCGTCGAAAAAGATGGTCAAAAGGCGATCTTGATCGGCAAGCGAGGGGAAATGCTCAAGAGGATTGGGACCGAAGCTCGGTTGGAGATAGCAGACATCGTAGGGAAGAATGTTTTTCTTGAGCTGTTTGTCAAGGTCCGCACTGATTGGCGACAAAATCCACGAATGCTCCATGAATTGGAGTACACCGAAGGTTCCTAA
- a CDS encoding glycosyltransferase family 4 protein, with translation MLRVVMLSWEYPPRIVGGISPHVFDLSKELVKLGIEVHVVTKATPQAPDEEIEPSGVHVHRVHLEHEPNDFVHEIQLLNRATDLRVRQLLEDWRPGGQPTLFHAHDWLSLDSARELKYEYQLPMIATVHATEEGRNGGIFSPMQKYIHEQEYWLTYEAWRVIVCSEYMKEQVGRSFACPQDKIEVIYNGVDARKFEFEWDDDSRDAWRKKLALPKEKIVMYVGRFVREKGIQLLLNSASTILANEPDTKFVIVGGGNRERFEKFVRWYGLQDKVLFTGFMANRSLHQLYRCADVAVFPSLYEPFGIVALEGMAAGAAVVTSDAGGLKEVCLHNVSGTNFFAGNSNSLAWAVLSVLRDPKKADRMKKMARARLYLDFNWENIAAQTRDLYFSVWNEFVTSHHAGSSLWPILEGAEERAERAHVKQKAVVGGFESRKVVPSHVQAPAEPVKVDKIAPGRLADSSEEIDDGVSE, from the coding sequence GTGCTTCGCGTGGTCATGCTCTCATGGGAATACCCGCCCCGAATCGTGGGTGGAATCAGCCCCCACGTGTTTGACCTATCCAAAGAGCTCGTCAAGCTTGGGATCGAAGTGCACGTGGTCACCAAGGCCACGCCTCAAGCTCCGGACGAAGAAATCGAGCCGAGCGGCGTGCATGTCCACCGTGTGCATTTGGAGCACGAACCCAACGACTTTGTCCACGAAATTCAATTGCTCAATAGGGCAACTGACCTTCGGGTTCGCCAGCTGCTAGAAGACTGGCGACCGGGAGGGCAGCCAACCCTCTTTCATGCGCACGACTGGCTCAGCTTAGATTCCGCGCGGGAACTGAAGTACGAATACCAACTTCCGATGATCGCCACGGTTCATGCGACGGAAGAAGGACGGAACGGCGGCATCTTCTCGCCGATGCAAAAGTACATCCACGAGCAAGAGTATTGGCTGACCTATGAAGCATGGCGAGTGATCGTTTGCTCGGAGTACATGAAGGAACAAGTCGGACGATCTTTCGCTTGCCCTCAAGACAAAATCGAAGTAATTTACAACGGCGTCGACGCGAGGAAGTTTGAATTCGAGTGGGATGACGACAGTCGCGATGCCTGGCGCAAAAAACTCGCCTTGCCCAAGGAGAAAATCGTGATGTATGTGGGGCGATTTGTTCGCGAGAAAGGGATTCAGCTCTTGCTCAATAGCGCGTCAACCATCCTCGCGAATGAACCGGATACGAAGTTTGTCATTGTCGGCGGCGGAAATCGTGAGCGGTTTGAAAAGTTTGTCCGATGGTATGGCCTGCAAGACAAAGTTCTGTTTACTGGATTCATGGCCAACCGCTCGCTCCACCAGCTTTATCGCTGCGCGGATGTTGCCGTCTTTCCGAGTCTGTATGAACCGTTTGGAATCGTCGCTCTGGAAGGGATGGCGGCTGGGGCTGCGGTGGTGACTAGCGATGCCGGTGGTTTGAAAGAAGTCTGCCTGCACAATGTCAGCGGCACGAATTTCTTTGCGGGGAACAGCAACAGCCTCGCTTGGGCGGTGCTCAGCGTCCTGCGCGATCCTAAGAAGGCGGATCGAATGAAGAAGATGGCGCGTGCCAGGCTCTATCTCGACTTCAATTGGGAGAATATCGCGGCGCAAACCCGAGACCTCTACTTTAGTGTCTGGAACGAATTCGTGACTAGCCACCACGCTGGTTCGTCGTTGTGGCCGATTTTGGAAGGTGCAGAGGAGCGGGCCGAGCGAGCACACGTCAAGCAAAAGGCGGTTGTCGGCGGATTCGAAAGTCGCAAGGTCGTGCCGAGCCATGTTCAGGCCCCGGCAGAACCAGTGAAGGTTGATAAGATCGCTCCGGGCCGGTTGGCAGATTCATCAGAAGAGATCGACGACGGAGTCAGCGAATAA
- a CDS encoding methyltransferase translates to MNAEQLTVISRYQAKQILEARGLPEVFTSLDLGLTQILLPLNPDGAEINGTLLTWAQLKKIGEEERKCFRIDTKGVHEIRLFSEETQWVRSLCPTENSPTMLVSGIPMHRIKDFDPWADAERKVRAAGPLKGTVLDTATGLGYTAIIASKKADQVVTCELDPTGLEIARQNPWSQKLFNSEKITQIVGDVFEIVDQFPQGHFSAIVHDPPTIQFAGELYSLEFYRKIKRVLSRHGQFYHYIGDPESALGHKTTEGVIRRLHEAGFTHCERRPEAFGVTASVGIIKSGRRQR, encoded by the coding sequence ATGAATGCCGAACAGTTGACTGTCATCTCTCGATATCAAGCGAAACAGATTTTGGAAGCACGCGGATTGCCCGAAGTCTTCACATCGCTGGACCTAGGATTGACCCAAATTTTGTTGCCGCTGAATCCCGATGGTGCCGAAATCAACGGCACGCTATTAACCTGGGCGCAACTCAAAAAGATTGGTGAGGAAGAGCGAAAGTGCTTTCGGATCGATACGAAGGGCGTCCACGAAATACGTCTGTTCAGCGAAGAAACTCAGTGGGTGCGCTCGCTTTGCCCCACCGAGAATTCCCCCACCATGCTTGTGAGTGGGATTCCGATGCACCGCATCAAGGACTTTGACCCCTGGGCGGACGCGGAAAGAAAAGTTCGGGCTGCCGGCCCGCTCAAGGGCACAGTGCTCGATACGGCGACCGGCCTCGGATACACGGCGATCATCGCTTCGAAGAAAGCCGATCAAGTGGTGACATGCGAACTCGACCCGACTGGCTTGGAGATCGCAAGGCAAAATCCTTGGAGCCAGAAGCTATTTAACTCAGAAAAGATCACTCAGATCGTCGGAGATGTTTTTGAAATCGTAGACCAGTTCCCTCAAGGGCATTTCTCGGCAATTGTTCACGATCCACCGACGATCCAGTTTGCGGGTGAGTTGTATTCGCTCGAATTCTATCGAAAGATCAAACGGGTGCTTTCGCGACATGGGCAGTTTTACCATTACATCGGCGATCCAGAAAGTGCCTTGGGGCACAAAACGACAGAAGGCGTCATAAGACGCCTTCATGAAGCTGGTTTCACTCACTGCGAGCGCCGGCCCGAAGCCTTTGGCGTCACCGCGAGTGTTGGGATTATAAAGTCAGGCCGCCGTCAACGGTGA